In the genome of Coraliomargarita algicola, one region contains:
- a CDS encoding SGNH/GDSL hydrolase family protein — translation MKNFTTDQVRQQRWLFIGDSITDYQCRDDPQGWGYGYVRMIRQWLAGRRMAPEVLNRGISGDTVRRMAARWQEDVIELKPDLLSVKVGVNDVGYHFNPDRVSDAVGLDEFRASYEQCLSRVKEELPECRIVICEPCGIFPPRAPEISEMLKGYIQVARELAERYAICPAVPLHAAFVDAMAEKPEIDWTVDGVHPSPVGDALIAEHWMRGTGMLGLR, via the coding sequence ATGAAAAATTTTACTACAGATCAAGTGAGGCAGCAACGCTGGCTTTTTATTGGAGACAGTATCACAGACTATCAGTGTCGTGATGATCCTCAGGGCTGGGGCTATGGCTATGTGCGGATGATTCGCCAGTGGTTGGCGGGGCGTCGTATGGCACCCGAGGTGCTGAACCGTGGGATTAGCGGTGATACCGTGCGGCGTATGGCGGCGCGCTGGCAAGAGGATGTGATTGAGCTGAAGCCGGATCTGCTTTCTGTGAAGGTCGGTGTGAATGATGTGGGCTACCATTTTAATCCGGACCGTGTGTCCGATGCGGTGGGGCTGGACGAGTTCCGCGCTAGTTACGAGCAATGCTTGTCTCGGGTCAAAGAAGAATTGCCGGAGTGTCGTATCGTGATCTGCGAGCCTTGCGGCATCTTCCCCCCGCGTGCGCCCGAAATCTCTGAAATGCTCAAAGGTTATATTCAAGTGGCTCGTGAGCTGGCGGAGCGCTATGCGATCTGTCCTGCGGTGCCTTTGCATGCCGCCTTCGTGGATGCGATGGCAGAAAAACCGGAAATTGATTGGACGGTGGACGGTGTGCATCCTAGCCCAGTGGGTGATGCGCTGATTGCGGAGCATTGGATGCGAGGCACGGGCATGCTCGGTTTGCGCTAA
- a CDS encoding SGNH/GDSL hydrolase family protein — protein sequence METQPNQLAPEMEHLKEQHVTILALGDSNTQQMHWTYGHCNWVGLLSMGLYSLFPQGATVINSGRSGDSMAGGLARLERDVLRFDPDIVLIGYGSNDCVKVTPEVFQQQVIEAIRRIRAHNPQCVIILRTTVPVVNQYTGEEEAVYESGGQQVTSELRAHFVSKLRLVAEQEQTLLVDHYALWKASMQSSCRGDLCALMGNPVHPNHLGHRRLYHEIAQLFNSYPYFFHDWQRVLRDQDLPC from the coding sequence ATGGAAACACAACCGAATCAACTCGCCCCTGAGATGGAGCACCTTAAAGAGCAACACGTCACGATTTTGGCTTTGGGAGATTCAAATACACAACAGATGCACTGGACTTATGGACATTGCAACTGGGTGGGGCTGCTGAGTATGGGGCTCTATTCTTTGTTTCCGCAGGGGGCTACGGTGATTAATTCGGGACGTTCTGGTGATTCGATGGCAGGGGGCTTAGCACGGCTCGAACGTGATGTGTTACGCTTTGATCCCGACATTGTTTTGATTGGTTATGGATCAAATGACTGTGTCAAAGTCACTCCTGAGGTTTTTCAGCAGCAGGTGATTGAAGCGATTCGCCGCATCCGCGCACATAATCCCCAGTGTGTGATTATTTTACGTACGACAGTTCCCGTTGTGAATCAATATACCGGGGAGGAAGAAGCAGTTTACGAGAGCGGTGGCCAACAAGTGACTAGTGAGCTACGTGCTCATTTTGTGTCGAAGCTACGATTGGTCGCTGAACAAGAGCAGACGCTATTGGTCGATCACTATGCCTTGTGGAAGGCGTCGATGCAGTCTAGCTGTCGAGGTGACCTTTGCGCCTTGATGGGGAATCCTGTACATCCAAATCATTTGGGGCACCGTCGCCTCTACCATGAAATTGCTCAACTATTCAATAGTTATCCCTATTTCTTCCATGATTGGCAGCGAGTCTTACGTGATCAGGATCTCCCGTGCTAG
- a CDS encoding sialate O-acetylesterase, with product MRNFITLGLLLTTSYLPLIHAAVKLPSIFSKHMVLQQGESAPIWGQASPGEQVTVSIAHQQAETVANADGHWRIELPQLGLDEGPHVLVVEGTNRLEIEDVVLGEVWLCSGQSNMDFQVSKSIGAQEEIKLPENRRLRQFKVTGPISEFPQKDCHGRWIIADPKTVGNFSGVAYYFGKKISTELGQNVGLINASVGGTAIEAWTSLEALSQSPQLKESAEKYHNEHWKIFPRKLKQFSNDWTTWVKTNQREVVEPTNLEPYLSADSSGWDSVELPGPILNSKLPQAGVIWLRRTVEIEDSNASQRWGLELGDTTGLCEIYWNGHKIRTETVIDLTKQKSPLRASISNNWIKTGSNQLAIRMYQPKEGFAVGDIQRFRLSFHQSRQDLDGIWKVKVESALPALSPEARANYPEVPPQPKIRTASLAAAWFNTKIAPLIPYSLRGVIWYQGESNAGRAYQYREAFPLMIRDWRARWGLGDFPFYFAQLANYGAKTNEHPNSHWAQLREAQTLTLKLPNTGQAILTDLGESRDIHPRNKKDVGERLAAIALARDYGLNIEYEGPSYESMTIENSGIRLHFSNISESLVAHPVPENYIVQSRVNQTAPLIRHSPNSQLESFAICGEDRQWHWANASIEGTTVFVHSPDVPDPVAVRYNWESNPNGNLYNSAGFPAGPFRTDDFPLSTRDARY from the coding sequence ATGCGAAACTTTATTACACTCGGACTCCTGCTAACTACCAGCTACCTGCCTCTCATTCACGCAGCGGTCAAACTCCCTTCTATTTTTTCGAAGCACATGGTCCTACAACAGGGCGAGAGTGCTCCCATCTGGGGACAGGCAAGTCCCGGGGAACAGGTCACCGTATCGATCGCTCATCAACAGGCAGAAACGGTTGCCAACGCAGACGGACACTGGCGAATTGAATTACCCCAGCTGGGATTGGACGAGGGCCCCCACGTACTCGTGGTGGAAGGGACCAACCGACTGGAGATCGAAGATGTGGTGCTCGGCGAGGTCTGGCTGTGCTCGGGACAATCGAACATGGACTTTCAAGTGAGTAAATCAATCGGTGCTCAAGAGGAAATCAAACTGCCGGAGAATCGGCGTCTACGCCAATTCAAGGTAACGGGGCCCATTTCTGAATTTCCACAAAAGGACTGTCATGGTCGCTGGATCATTGCAGATCCGAAAACAGTGGGCAACTTCTCAGGCGTCGCCTATTATTTCGGGAAAAAAATATCCACCGAACTCGGACAAAACGTTGGCTTAATCAACGCTTCAGTCGGCGGCACCGCCATTGAAGCATGGACGAGTCTGGAGGCCCTATCTCAATCACCACAATTAAAAGAGTCCGCCGAAAAGTATCACAACGAACATTGGAAAATCTTCCCCAGGAAATTGAAGCAATTTTCAAATGACTGGACGACTTGGGTCAAAACGAATCAACGAGAAGTCGTAGAACCGACGAATCTAGAGCCCTACCTCAGCGCCGACTCCAGTGGATGGGACTCCGTCGAATTGCCCGGCCCAATCCTAAATTCCAAGCTCCCCCAAGCTGGCGTAATTTGGCTGCGACGCACGGTAGAGATCGAAGACTCCAACGCGAGCCAACGCTGGGGCTTGGAGCTCGGCGACACTACAGGGCTATGTGAAATCTATTGGAACGGTCACAAAATACGAACTGAAACAGTCATAGATCTGACAAAACAGAAGAGTCCCCTACGTGCCTCCATCTCCAACAACTGGATTAAGACTGGCAGCAATCAGCTAGCGATTCGCATGTATCAACCCAAAGAAGGTTTTGCCGTCGGCGACATCCAGCGCTTCCGCCTTTCCTTCCATCAATCCCGACAAGATCTAGATGGCATATGGAAAGTCAAAGTAGAAAGTGCACTCCCAGCATTGAGTCCCGAAGCCAGAGCGAACTATCCGGAAGTCCCACCCCAACCTAAAATCAGAACTGCAAGTTTAGCCGCTGCCTGGTTCAACACAAAGATCGCTCCCCTCATTCCCTATAGCCTACGCGGAGTCATCTGGTATCAAGGAGAATCCAATGCCGGGCGTGCCTACCAATACCGAGAAGCCTTTCCGCTGATGATTCGAGACTGGCGTGCGCGTTGGGGACTCGGCGACTTCCCATTTTACTTCGCTCAATTGGCTAACTATGGGGCTAAAACGAATGAACACCCCAATAGCCATTGGGCGCAACTGCGCGAAGCACAAACCTTAACTCTAAAACTGCCCAATACGGGCCAAGCCATCTTAACAGATCTAGGAGAGTCTAGAGACATTCACCCTCGTAACAAAAAGGATGTGGGCGAACGCCTGGCGGCCATCGCACTCGCCCGAGACTACGGGTTAAACATAGAATATGAAGGCCCGAGTTATGAATCGATGACGATCGAAAACTCAGGCATACGACTTCACTTCTCGAATATCTCAGAAAGTCTGGTAGCGCATCCTGTGCCTGAAAACTACATCGTTCAATCACGCGTGAACCAAACTGCTCCTTTGATTCGTCACAGCCCCAATAGTCAGCTCGAAAGCTTTGCCATCTGCGGCGAGGATCGTCAGTGGCACTGGGCCAATGCAAGTATCGAAGGAACTACAGTCTTCGTTCACTCCCCCGACGTGCCTGATCCAGTTGCCGTGAGGTACAACTGGGAATCCAACCCAAACGGTAATCTCTACAACAGTGCCGGTTTTCCCGCAGGCCCTTTCAGAACCGACGACTTTCCCCTCTCAACTCGAGACGCAAGGTATTAA